The Daucus carota subsp. sativus chromosome 9, DH1 v3.0, whole genome shotgun sequence genome window below encodes:
- the LOC135149357 gene encoding uncharacterized protein LOC135149357 translates to MEEKKRSLILAQVVVGEKRSDYYVFDLEADEVLKTEIQSLLDQGQGDMVKLGGMMYNIGGLRRIDECPPLDVIPCAEGDHHVHLGVSCLDLKNFDDAPLSSNKWRWNDIPPMKEFRIYPSCASLDGKLYAFYCLSAKTHIGEVFDPSLGRWEPLPPPPEEIPAGGSLLVSPRVISDEKRHRILVHFDTTHSLYAYYPDFHSWDCLVQYFSPWYPATIALVDDVLFFHIYERRDCLAAFDLLSNSWLKVKYSSNFPAWDMSFNEWQNILHLGDGILCLANSCASFSPPPVHTNIRFVKLRLQRISSQHLLLVTFVSSQCFRFQGYLRANSFFLL, encoded by the coding sequence atggaagaaaagaagaggaGTCTAATTCTGGCGCAGGTTGTGGTGGGAGAAAAAAGATCTGATTATTATGTATTTGATCTGGAAGCTGATGAAGTTTTGAAAACTGAAATTCAATCTTTGTTGGACCAAGGACAGGGGGACATGGTGAAGTTGGGAGGAATGATGTATAATATTGGCGGTCTAAGACGAATAGATGAATGCCCTCCCCTTGATGTTATTCCTTGTGCTGAAGGAGATCACCACGTCCACTTGGGAGTATCTTGTTTAGACTTGAAGAATTTTGATGATGCTCCTCTATCCTCCAATAAGTGGAGGTGGAATGATATCCCTCCTATGAAAGAATTCCGCATATACCCGTCTTGTGCTTCCCTTGATGGTAAATTATATGCCTTTTATTGTTTATCAGCAAAGACCCATATTGGTGAAGTGTTTGACCCCAGCCTTGGACGCTGGGAACCCTTGCCTCCTCCACCAGAGGAAATCCCTGCCGGTGGCTCTTTGCTCGTGTCTCCTCGGGTGATTTCTGATGAAAAGAGACATCGCATTCTTGTGCATTTTGATACTACTCATTCCCTCTATGCTTATTATCCTGATTTCCATTCATGGGATTGCCTTGTACAATACTTTAGCCCGTGGTATCCTGCTACCATCGCTTTGGTTGATGATGTCCTTTTCTTCCATATATATGAGCGCCGTGATTGCCTTGCTGCCTTTGATTTGTTAAGCAATTCATGGTTAAAGGTTAAGTATTCTTCCAACTTTCCTGCTTGGGATATGTCTTTTAATGAATGGCAGAACATTCTTCATTTGGGCGATGGCATCTtgtgcttggccaactcctgtGCTTCTTTTAGTCCCCCCCCTGTCCACACTAATATTCGGTTTGTCAAATTAAGACTTCAGCGGATCTCTTCTCAACACCTGCTGCTCGTCACTTTCGTTTCTTCCCAATGCTTTCGATTTCAAGGCTACTTGAGAGCCAACAGCTTCTTCCTTCTTTAG